A region of Selenomonadales bacterium 4137-cl DNA encodes the following proteins:
- a CDS encoding cyclic nucleotide-binding domain-containing protein produces MNQLLPRSELQHSLHEPSLSDQIYVGLAVTSKEKEKVYRLRYQIYVEEMGRRLSHVNHRRRLLYDDMDDWGLLFYARSGKEYVGTVRLHIGRKDEFPPELTMPMAMDKFHEFRSCDGASHPLSFASKGMIAPQFRKSRAHHLLCAHYYQACRNQGVLFHFSGGAPALVAMHEHLGARRYKSNFFVPDYGCMVPFVTLLDDIDHLRRVRSPFADVAGQWPNSQESITWFDREFPHARTRYVNKQLTDAAGLWRIIGERLGHPPEKAVGIFRGLSETEAKICASAGHLVYFDQADTVSYPDDMSDEIFIVVTGSLAARRQLASQRLTQAILRPGQVYGEKAFVARARQNATVVAQTNAELLILPRHALERLELQHPAVAAKLFHNIGARAARKYA; encoded by the coding sequence ATGAATCAGCTTCTACCGCGATCGGAACTTCAGCACTCCCTGCATGAGCCGAGTCTGTCTGACCAAATCTATGTAGGTCTGGCCGTAACAAGCAAAGAAAAAGAAAAAGTATATCGTCTCCGTTACCAAATTTACGTAGAAGAAATGGGGCGGCGGTTATCCCACGTCAACCACCGGCGCCGACTGCTGTACGACGACATGGATGACTGGGGCCTCCTCTTCTACGCTCGCTCCGGCAAGGAATACGTCGGCACGGTGCGTCTCCACATCGGCCGCAAAGATGAGTTTCCGCCGGAACTGACTATGCCCATGGCTATGGACAAATTCCATGAATTCCGGTCGTGCGACGGGGCATCCCATCCCCTTTCCTTTGCCTCCAAAGGGATGATCGCCCCTCAATTCCGCAAATCGCGAGCTCATCATCTGCTCTGCGCTCACTACTACCAAGCCTGTCGTAACCAGGGCGTTCTCTTTCATTTTAGCGGCGGCGCTCCAGCACTGGTAGCGATGCACGAACATCTCGGCGCCCGCCGCTACAAAAGCAACTTTTTCGTGCCCGACTACGGCTGTATGGTACCATTTGTAACCCTGCTCGACGATATCGATCATTTACGCCGCGTCCGCTCGCCATTCGCGGATGTCGCCGGCCAATGGCCTAATTCCCAGGAATCGATCACCTGGTTCGACCGGGAATTCCCCCACGCCCGCACCCGCTACGTCAACAAACAACTGACCGACGCGGCCGGGCTGTGGAGGATTATAGGCGAACGACTCGGTCACCCGCCGGAAAAAGCAGTCGGTATCTTCCGCGGCCTCTCCGAAACGGAAGCTAAAATTTGCGCCTCCGCCGGCCACCTGGTCTACTTCGACCAAGCCGATACCGTCAGCTACCCCGACGACATGAGCGACGAAATCTTCATCGTCGTAACCGGGTCACTGGCCGCACGCCGCCAACTCGCCAGCCAGCGCCTCACTCAAGCCATCCTCCGCCCCGGTCAGGTCTACGGCGAAAAAGCCTTCGTCGCCCGCGCGCGTCAGAACGCCACCGTTGTCGCCCAAACCAACGCCGAACTCCTCATCCTGCCGCGCCACGCCCTCGAACGCCTCGAGCTCCAGCACCCGGCCGTCGCCGCCAAGCTTTTCCACAACATCGGCGCCAGGGCGGCGAGAAAATACGCATAA
- the tnpA gene encoding IS200/IS605 family transposase, whose translation MDTQSLSHSKWRCKYHIVFAPKYRRQVIYGKIKADIGVILRKLCEYKGVEILEANACPDHIHMLVSIPPKISVAYFVGYLKGKSSLMIFDRHANLKYKYGNRQIWCRGYFVDTVGRNKEAIEKYIREQLQEDIVADQLSLKELIDPFTGEPVKRS comes from the coding sequence ATGGATACTCAAAGTCTATCACACAGCAAATGGCGCTGTAAATACCACATAGTTTTCGCTCCAAAATACAGAAGGCAGGTCATCTACGGCAAAATTAAGGCGGATATAGGGGTGATACTCAGAAAGCTTTGTGAGTATAAAGGGGTAGAAATACTCGAAGCCAATGCATGCCCGGACCACATCCATATGCTAGTAAGCATACCGCCCAAAATCAGTGTAGCGTATTTCGTGGGGTACTTAAAGGGCAAAAGCTCGCTTATGATATTCGATAGGCATGCGAACTTGAAATACAAGTATGGTAATCGACAAATTTGGTGTCGGGGATACTTTGTAGATACAGTAGGGCGAAATAAAGAGGCGATTGAGAAGTATATCAGGGAGCAATTGCAAGAGGATATAGTTGCCGACCAACTGAGCCTTAAAGAATTGATTGACCCGTTCACGGGTGAACCGGTAAAAAGGTCATAA
- a CDS encoding nitroreductase family protein, whose product MELLKAIKERRSIRRFKPEPVPRELLERLVGEALWAPSAMNTQPWRFFVLTGAKKDELVAIAAKSLAQLDTRLKTLFKESMRTLVHGYFKDFGGAPAVVVTLAKEPETEGYMDGSFQSASAAFYNFLLLAHEAGLGTCWMTGPLWVEGELLEFLGHRDGWRLLALTPVGWPDQEPPVPPRKHQDIIWLE is encoded by the coding sequence TTGGAGCTTTTAAAGGCCATCAAGGAGCGCCGCAGCATCCGCAGGTTTAAGCCGGAGCCGGTGCCGCGCGAGCTGTTGGAGCGGCTGGTGGGCGAGGCGCTGTGGGCGCCGTCGGCGATGAATACGCAGCCGTGGCGCTTTTTCGTGCTGACGGGGGCGAAGAAGGACGAGTTGGTGGCGATCGCCGCCAAGAGCCTCGCGCAGCTCGATACGCGGCTGAAGACGCTGTTCAAGGAGAGTATGCGCACTCTGGTGCACGGTTATTTCAAGGATTTCGGCGGCGCGCCGGCGGTGGTGGTGACGCTGGCGAAGGAGCCGGAGACGGAAGGGTATATGGACGGCAGCTTCCAGTCGGCGTCGGCGGCGTTTTATAATTTTCTGCTGCTGGCCCACGAGGCGGGGCTGGGGACGTGCTGGATGACGGGGCCGTTGTGGGTGGAGGGCGAACTGCTTGAGTTCCTCGGCCACCGGGACGGCTGGCGGCTGCTGGCGCTGACGCCGGTGGGCTGGCCCGATCAGGAGCCGCCGGTGCCGCCCAGAAAGCATCAGGATATTATTTGGCTGGAATAG
- a CDS encoding DUF4870 domain-containing protein, producing the protein MNNISGEQKLLAIIAHLSYFFGGLGFIIAPLLIYLLKKEDPFVCEHARQALVAHLALLVAGLVVSLLCAILIGFLLIPVLAVLALILVVTSLIAGLKALNGEYYKYPLIQGLVAKLQ; encoded by the coding sequence ATGAACAACATCTCCGGCGAGCAGAAACTGCTCGCCATCATCGCCCACCTCTCCTACTTCTTCGGCGGCCTGGGCTTCATCATCGCCCCGCTGCTCATCTACCTGCTCAAAAAAGAAGACCCCTTCGTCTGCGAGCACGCCCGTCAGGCCCTCGTCGCCCACCTCGCACTTCTCGTCGCGGGGCTCGTCGTCAGCCTGCTGTGCGCCATCCTCATCGGCTTCCTGCTCATCCCCGTCCTCGCCGTCCTCGCCCTCATCCTCGTCGTCACCTCGCTCATCGCCGGCCTCAAAGCCCTAAACGGCGAATACTACAAGTACCCCCTCATCCAGGGCCTCGTCGCCAAACTGCAATAA